The Octadecabacter arcticus 238 genome contains a region encoding:
- a CDS encoding exodeoxyribonuclease I — protein sequence MTFAFYDLEITGLSPAFDQPLQFAAILTDDEFREVERVNLRCRIAPHIIPSPWALAVTGVRPAQLLDAGLPTLFEFTQEIGALIDRWSPAIWTGFNSIRFDEEVLRQAFYQNLSPNVYATQFNGNTRFDILPAVYAAYVREPDLLVWPEDDTGRRSLKLDRLAPANGFNAHNAHDALGDVEATVHIARLIATRSPALWSELLDNAQKARVQAKLESFRPYELVTHFGGGEPRSYVGCLCGYSQGNSAHAAFFDLDAADPAEFVEASDEALFAAVDATPKIIRGVSTNKAPALLEHTAPSAEHLRRAAVIAEAPAFRLRVGAAMAARFVEDPDAPPKPVERQIYGEFYSNADKQLLQEFQHATWPRRQEIVASLTDPRLRQLGRRLVAFHSPELLNLEETALFNGFLLEKWSAPDAPETEWMTFRKAQAELEELRAAGAAEPHELDEIADFMKVWGGRAL from the coding sequence ATGACATTCGCCTTTTACGATCTCGAAATCACCGGCCTTTCACCTGCTTTTGATCAGCCACTGCAATTCGCCGCCATTCTGACGGATGACGAATTCAGGGAGGTCGAGCGGGTCAATTTGCGTTGCCGGATCGCCCCACATATCATTCCTTCGCCTTGGGCCTTGGCGGTAACTGGCGTGCGCCCAGCGCAGTTGCTGGACGCGGGCCTGCCGACGCTCTTCGAGTTTACGCAAGAGATCGGCGCGCTGATTGATCGCTGGTCACCTGCGATCTGGACCGGGTTCAACAGCATTCGATTTGACGAGGAGGTGCTGCGGCAGGCCTTCTACCAGAATCTGTCGCCGAACGTGTACGCCACGCAGTTCAACGGAAACACGCGCTTCGACATTCTGCCGGCCGTCTATGCCGCCTATGTTCGTGAACCTGATCTCCTGGTCTGGCCCGAGGATGATACGGGCCGCCGCAGCTTAAAGCTGGATCGCCTGGCGCCCGCCAATGGCTTCAATGCCCACAACGCACATGATGCTTTGGGGGATGTCGAGGCAACGGTTCATATTGCGCGCCTGATTGCAACGCGGAGCCCAGCTCTTTGGTCGGAGCTGCTCGACAACGCCCAAAAGGCGCGCGTCCAGGCCAAGCTCGAGAGCTTCCGCCCGTATGAGCTGGTCACCCACTTTGGCGGCGGTGAGCCGCGATCATACGTTGGCTGCCTTTGTGGATATTCCCAGGGCAACAGCGCCCATGCGGCGTTTTTCGATCTCGATGCCGCGGACCCAGCCGAATTCGTCGAAGCGTCCGATGAGGCGCTTTTTGCAGCCGTCGATGCCACACCGAAGATCATACGGGGCGTTTCCACAAATAAGGCACCGGCGCTCCTCGAGCATACGGCGCCCAGCGCGGAACATCTGCGCCGTGCCGCCGTCATCGCCGAGGCACCTGCGTTTCGGCTGCGTGTGGGCGCGGCAATGGCCGCCCGTTTCGTCGAGGACCCTGACGCGCCGCCCAAGCCCGTTGAGCGGCAGATCTACGGGGAGTTCTACTCCAACGCAGACAAGCAACTGCTGCAGGAGTTCCAGCATGCGACCTGGCCGCGGCGCCAAGAAATCGTCGCCAGCCTTACCGACCCACGGCTGCGCCAGCTTGGTCGACGGCTGGTGGCGTTTCACAGTCCAGAGTTGCTGAATTTGGAAGAAACGGCGCTCTTCAACGGCTTTCTGCTCGAAAAGTGGTCCGCGCCCGATGCGCCTGAAACCGAGTGGATGACTTTCCGAAAAGCGCAGGCTGAGCTGGAGGAGTTGCGTGCCGCTGGGGCTGCAGAGCCCCATGAACTTGACGAGATCGCCGATTTCATGAAGGTCTGGGGCGGCAGAGCGCTGTGA
- a CDS encoding ABC transporter ATP-binding protein — MSDLQIASVTKDFGETSVLKGVTLDVRDGEFISLVGPSGCGKSTLLRIIAGLEAPTSGNISIGGKDVTQLRAADRNLSMVFQSYALYPHLTVAENIAVPLQMRQMTALQRLPVLGAVMPGARTQKTEITEAVRHAAEMLEIGALLDRKPGQLSGGQRQRVALGRALVRDPAAFLLDEPLSNLDAKLRVQTRAEIAELHRSLKATFIYVTHDQVEAMTMSDRIAVMMGGEILQCAAPDAIYEDPDDIRVAEFIGSPKINILPVERNGTELTVFDQVLTSRFSIDSPKVMRLGLRPEALRLTQSAPRLTGRVVHFENLGSEVFAQVALDSDGSRVTLRAVPAQRQSLGLGAQVGLTYDLSAAMIFDTEGARLRGIELAANRALEVA, encoded by the coding sequence ATGTCAGATCTGCAGATCGCATCTGTCACCAAGGACTTCGGCGAGACGTCCGTTTTGAAAGGGGTGACCCTAGATGTGAGGGACGGTGAGTTCATTTCATTGGTGGGGCCTTCGGGCTGCGGAAAATCGACCTTGCTGCGGATCATCGCCGGACTGGAAGCGCCAACGAGCGGCAACATCTCGATCGGCGGAAAAGATGTGACACAGCTCCGTGCGGCGGATCGTAATCTGTCGATGGTGTTTCAATCCTACGCGCTTTACCCCCATTTGACTGTGGCCGAGAATATCGCCGTGCCTTTGCAGATGCGCCAAATGACGGCGCTGCAGCGGTTGCCGGTGCTGGGCGCTGTGATGCCTGGAGCGCGGACGCAGAAAACAGAAATCACGGAAGCGGTCCGGCATGCGGCCGAGATGCTGGAAATCGGCGCCCTTCTAGATCGAAAGCCCGGGCAATTGTCGGGCGGACAGCGGCAGCGAGTCGCCTTGGGCCGCGCCTTGGTGCGCGATCCGGCAGCGTTTTTGCTGGATGAGCCGTTGTCCAATCTGGATGCCAAGCTACGCGTTCAGACCCGCGCCGAAATCGCTGAACTGCACCGCAGCCTGAAGGCGACATTCATTTATGTCACCCATGATCAGGTCGAAGCCATGACCATGTCCGACCGTATTGCGGTGATGATGGGCGGTGAGATCCTGCAATGTGCAGCCCCCGATGCGATCTATGAAGACCCTGACGACATTCGCGTGGCCGAATTCATCGGTTCGCCCAAGATCAATATCTTGCCGGTCGAGCGCAACGGCACGGAGCTGACCGTTTTTGATCAGGTTTTGACCTCTCGTTTCTCCATCGACAGCCCAAAAGTTATGCGATTGGGCCTGCGCCCCGAAGCCCTGCGATTGACTCAATCTGCGCCACGTCTGACCGGGCGGGTTGTGCACTTCGAAAACCTCGGGTCCGAGGTCTTTGCCCAAGTTGCCTTGGACAGCGATGGATCGCGCGTGACCCTGCGGGCTGTGCCGGCACAGCGTCAGAGTTTGGGGCTGGGTGCGCAGGTCGGCCTGACCTATGATCTGAGCGCGGCCATGATATTCGACACAGAGGGCGCGCGGTTGCGCGGTATCGAACTTGCCGCCAACCGCGCACTAGAGGTGGCCTGA
- a CDS encoding ABC transporter ATP-binding protein, with protein sequence MSPLLKCVELTKRFPGVVANDRVTFDLMLGEVHCLFGENGAGKSTLSSCLFGYYQPEGGHIECDGSPVKFNSPRDAIAVGIGMVHQHFVLVADFTVLENIVVGTHAKGWKLDLKSARARVDALCQQYDINLDLDAYVRDLAVGQQQWVEILKALYLDARILILDEPTAVLTPDESERLFLIIDQMCQRHISIILISHKMSEVMQADRVTVLRKGAVVGTVEIADATPDMLTKMMVGRDVALRVSRTNTADQGDVKKPVLEVRNVSYVAASGKSALTDITLTIHSGEILGLAGVSGNGQKELFEVLSGILVPDAGEITLDGATVTGMQSRDYMQRGVGLIPDDRFREGLIPEFSVQENMILGWQRDDAYTSGPLLSAAKIKENGEAMIDAFQIKVPSGATPVNHLSGGNAQKVILAREFSQSSTLLLANQPTRGLDLGVIEYVYTQIIAKRDQGYAVLLASEELEDLLNISDRIAVMSDGKIVGIVNAQDSSVPEIGQLMTGAQAA encoded by the coding sequence ATGTCGCCCCTGTTGAAATGTGTTGAGCTGACCAAGCGCTTTCCCGGTGTCGTGGCCAACGATCGGGTGACCTTTGATCTGATGCTCGGTGAAGTGCATTGCCTGTTTGGTGAAAACGGCGCTGGTAAATCAACATTGTCGTCTTGCCTGTTCGGATATTACCAACCCGAAGGCGGGCACATCGAATGCGATGGTAGTCCGGTCAAATTCAACTCTCCGCGCGACGCGATCGCCGTTGGTATTGGGATGGTGCATCAGCATTTCGTTCTGGTTGCTGACTTTACAGTTCTCGAGAACATCGTCGTTGGCACGCATGCTAAAGGCTGGAAGCTGGACCTCAAATCCGCACGCGCACGCGTGGACGCGCTTTGCCAGCAGTATGATATCAATCTTGATCTTGATGCCTATGTGCGTGACCTTGCTGTTGGGCAGCAGCAATGGGTCGAGATCCTCAAAGCGCTCTATCTCGACGCGAGAATCCTCATTCTGGACGAGCCAACAGCTGTTTTGACACCAGACGAATCTGAGCGTTTGTTTCTTATTATCGACCAAATGTGCCAGCGCCATATCTCAATTATCCTGATCAGTCACAAAATGTCAGAGGTCATGCAGGCGGACCGGGTGACAGTTCTGCGCAAGGGCGCTGTCGTCGGCACCGTCGAGATTGCCGATGCGACACCTGACATGCTGACAAAGATGATGGTGGGCCGCGACGTGGCTTTGCGTGTGTCGCGCACAAATACTGCTGACCAAGGTGACGTCAAAAAGCCCGTCCTAGAGGTTCGCAATGTCTCTTATGTGGCCGCTTCGGGGAAAAGCGCACTAACGGACATCACACTGACGATTCACAGCGGTGAGATTTTGGGCCTTGCCGGTGTGTCTGGCAATGGACAGAAAGAGCTGTTTGAAGTCCTGTCGGGTATCCTTGTCCCTGACGCCGGAGAGATCACACTGGACGGTGCGACGGTCACAGGAATGCAGTCCCGAGACTATATGCAACGCGGTGTCGGGCTGATCCCCGATGATCGCTTCCGTGAAGGGTTAATCCCCGAATTCAGCGTGCAGGAAAACATGATCCTTGGCTGGCAGCGCGATGATGCTTACACGTCGGGGCCGCTTTTGAGCGCAGCTAAGATCAAAGAAAACGGCGAGGCCATGATCGACGCCTTCCAGATCAAAGTCCCTTCTGGCGCGACACCTGTGAACCATCTATCGGGGGGCAACGCACAAAAGGTCATTCTTGCGCGTGAATTCAGCCAATCCAGCACCTTATTGCTGGCAAATCAGCCAACGCGCGGGCTTGATCTTGGGGTGATTGAATATGTCTATACCCAAATCATCGCCAAGCGGGACCAAGGCTACGCTGTCCTGCTTGCATCAGAAGAACTGGAAGACCTCCTTAATATCAGTGACCGAATAGCGGTCATGTCAGACGGTAAGATCGTCGGGATCGTCAATGCACAGGACAGTTCGGTGCCCGAAATCGGGCAGCTCATGACCGGAGCGCAAGCCGCATGA
- a CDS encoding aromatic ring-hydroxylating oxygenase subunit alpha, giving the protein MKLTCDDPVILNQWHPLSSFDEIAVGATHHTVLLEQPVSYQMTSAGDVSVWLRDDISCALPLKRAYGFLWTCLGTPPDDIFPIFELDEPDRQNVATGVFGVNVSFGRAIENFLDMGHFPFVHTGILGEEPHTEVKEYDVEVSESRDEIMATRCRFYQPQASLASEAGADVDYVFRVPHINCALLYKSSPGYEAEGRMDVIYMFLQPMGPEWTRAHTGMCVIDMDSSYQGIRYFQQVIFGQDKSILENQQPKRLPLDTRAETPIRADKSAIAYRRWLTTKGLTYGVIPAL; this is encoded by the coding sequence ATGAAGCTAACATGCGACGATCCGGTGATCCTGAACCAATGGCATCCCCTAAGCTCGTTTGACGAGATCGCAGTGGGAGCAACCCATCACACAGTGCTGTTGGAACAGCCGGTGTCCTATCAGATGACTTCGGCCGGCGACGTGTCGGTGTGGCTTCGCGATGATATCAGTTGTGCCCTTCCTTTGAAACGCGCCTATGGGTTTTTATGGACGTGTCTTGGGACGCCACCTGATGACATTTTTCCCATTTTCGAATTGGATGAACCGGATCGCCAAAATGTAGCGACGGGGGTCTTTGGCGTAAATGTCTCTTTCGGGCGCGCGATTGAGAACTTTTTGGACATGGGGCATTTTCCCTTCGTTCATACAGGCATTCTGGGTGAAGAACCCCACACAGAGGTCAAGGAATACGATGTTGAGGTCTCCGAAAGCCGCGATGAAATCATGGCGACCCGCTGTCGTTTCTATCAACCACAGGCATCCTTGGCATCGGAAGCCGGCGCGGACGTTGATTATGTTTTTCGGGTCCCACACATCAATTGCGCGCTCTTATACAAATCCAGCCCTGGGTACGAAGCTGAAGGCCGGATGGACGTGATCTATATGTTCTTGCAACCCATGGGTCCGGAATGGACGCGTGCGCACACTGGGATGTGTGTCATCGATATGGACAGCAGTTATCAGGGAATACGCTACTTCCAGCAGGTGATTTTCGGACAGGACAAGTCGATCTTGGAAAACCAGCAACCCAAGCGCTTGCCCCTTGATACGCGCGCAGAAACGCCCATTCGCGCTGATAAATCCGCCATTGCTTACCGCAGATGGCTGACAACAAAGGGGCTGACCTATGGCGTCATTCCAGCGTTGTGA
- a CDS encoding ABC transporter permease, which produces MTELFSEAILISIFAGTVRIMTPILFAAIGELVTQRAGIWNMGVEGTMLMGSFTAYFVATSTGSIWLAVLAAVISGIMMGLVTAFMTVTMRVDHFISGLGINLLVAGLTLYWFRIYIAGRAQPTFDGFNSVAIPGLSQIPYLGPILFDQRLLTYLAFAAVPMIWFLLYRTRMGLELRCLGENPKALDIKGLSVVCRQYMAVLIGSAMTGLGGGFLMLGFSDRFLADITAGRGWLAIVAIIAGNWMPRGVLAAVFVFALLESIGTHVQVLGLNMPHQIFLAMPYLASILLLMGLRRKTNQPVKLGIPYLR; this is translated from the coding sequence ATGACTGAGCTGTTTTCCGAAGCAATTCTGATTAGCATCTTTGCAGGTACCGTTCGAATAATGACGCCGATCCTTTTTGCAGCGATTGGCGAGTTGGTGACCCAACGTGCAGGCATCTGGAACATGGGCGTCGAAGGCACAATGTTGATGGGCTCCTTTACGGCCTATTTTGTGGCAACGTCGACCGGCTCAATCTGGCTGGCGGTCTTAGCGGCTGTCATTTCGGGCATCATGATGGGGCTGGTAACAGCATTTATGACCGTAACAATGCGGGTGGATCATTTTATTTCCGGACTCGGAATCAACCTATTGGTTGCCGGACTGACGCTTTACTGGTTCCGGATCTACATTGCAGGCCGCGCGCAGCCGACCTTTGACGGCTTTAACAGCGTCGCCATTCCAGGGCTGTCGCAAATTCCCTATCTTGGGCCGATCCTGTTCGATCAACGCCTTCTCACCTATTTGGCATTTGCAGCTGTGCCGATGATCTGGTTCCTCCTTTACCGGACCCGCATGGGATTGGAGCTGCGGTGTTTGGGCGAAAACCCCAAAGCCCTGGATATTAAAGGCCTCAGCGTTGTTTGTCGGCAATACATGGCCGTATTGATCGGGTCTGCGATGACGGGTCTCGGCGGCGGCTTCCTTATGCTCGGTTTCTCGGATCGTTTTCTGGCCGATATCACCGCTGGTCGTGGCTGGCTTGCGATTGTTGCAATCATTGCGGGCAATTGGATGCCACGCGGCGTGCTTGCTGCTGTCTTTGTATTTGCTTTGCTTGAGAGCATTGGGACACATGTCCAAGTGCTGGGCCTGAATATGCCGCACCAGATTTTCCTCGCTATGCCTTACCTTGCATCGATCCTGTTACTCATGGGACTGAGGCGAAAAACCAACCAACCTGTCAAACTTGGCATACCGTATTTGCGCTAA
- a CDS encoding Rieske 2Fe-2S domain-containing protein, translating to MYVDFRQWYPIASSSDLPLRHVYQGQLWGRELAVWRADDGHVNVWENRCLHRGVRLSIGLNEGRELRCLYHGWRYANRTAGCTYIPAHPADAPARTICNNTYQCIEAHGLVWSAIAPESVLTLPVALDNTMPLALRPMPISAPSSEVKKIARDYPFGALIDQDDKCLTFQSSDARLHLFIQPVDAGRTILRGLVSPTTTDPIEAMQHHNDAMTALRDRIELAVAGALPPAAIDVQFAPVAKELAEMPDRAPAGPKVELRTKVVRKWQVANQVIAYRLESIGGQLPTAHPGSHIDVSLPNGMSRQYSLTNGPGETDHYTIGVKRDSASRGGSICLQDDVQEGDVLAISAPHNNFPLRRDAVKTILIAGGIGLTPMLAMAQALKVQDLPFELHVFVRLKNDLAFSNLLDELGVSVVPYIGLSREVTGGAIADIVGNYTPGQHVYLCGPGSMLEVARGMAANAGWPDSAVHFEYFKNTNDIDNSTTFEIALARSALTLQVPAGKTILQVLNENGITAPSSCEQGACGTCLMTVIDGEPDHKDVYLSSIERASNQKIVTCVSRSKSQRLVLDI from the coding sequence ATGTATGTAGACTTCAGACAATGGTATCCTATCGCTTCCAGCAGTGATCTGCCGCTACGGCATGTGTATCAGGGCCAATTATGGGGGCGCGAACTCGCAGTATGGCGTGCCGACGATGGCCACGTCAATGTCTGGGAAAACCGGTGCCTGCATCGTGGCGTGCGCCTGAGCATCGGTCTGAACGAAGGACGCGAACTTCGGTGTCTTTACCACGGTTGGCGCTATGCGAACCGGACTGCAGGCTGCACATATATTCCGGCCCATCCCGCTGATGCGCCAGCGCGCACAATTTGCAACAACACCTATCAGTGCATTGAGGCGCATGGTCTTGTTTGGTCAGCAATTGCCCCAGAGTCAGTTCTGACTTTGCCCGTTGCGCTGGATAACACGATGCCCTTGGCACTTCGTCCGATGCCGATATCCGCGCCTTCAAGTGAGGTGAAAAAAATAGCGCGGGACTATCCATTTGGCGCGTTGATCGATCAGGACGACAAATGTCTGACCTTTCAATCCAGCGACGCAAGATTGCACCTGTTCATTCAACCTGTTGACGCGGGAAGAACAATATTACGTGGCTTAGTTTCTCCCACGACCACTGATCCAATTGAGGCCATGCAACACCATAATGATGCAATGACGGCTTTACGAGATCGCATCGAACTGGCCGTTGCCGGGGCGCTTCCGCCCGCCGCAATTGATGTGCAATTTGCACCTGTCGCGAAAGAGCTTGCCGAGATGCCAGATAGGGCGCCAGCCGGACCAAAGGTCGAACTCCGAACGAAGGTCGTGCGAAAATGGCAGGTCGCCAATCAGGTTATTGCATATCGCCTAGAGTCGATTGGCGGCCAACTTCCGACGGCACACCCCGGTTCGCATATAGACGTTAGCCTGCCCAACGGCATGTCGCGTCAATATTCGCTGACCAATGGCCCGGGCGAAACAGATCACTATACGATTGGCGTCAAGCGTGACAGTGCATCGCGCGGCGGATCGATTTGCCTACAGGACGACGTTCAAGAGGGAGACGTTTTGGCCATATCTGCGCCACACAACAACTTTCCCTTACGTCGTGATGCGGTGAAAACCATCCTGATCGCTGGAGGTATTGGGCTCACGCCAATGCTGGCGATGGCGCAAGCACTTAAGGTCCAAGACCTACCATTCGAACTTCATGTGTTTGTGCGGTTAAAAAATGATTTAGCATTCTCCAACCTTTTGGATGAATTGGGTGTATCAGTGGTACCATACATCGGGCTTTCGCGAGAGGTAACGGGTGGAGCAATCGCCGATATAGTTGGCAACTACACACCGGGCCAACATGTCTATCTCTGTGGCCCCGGCTCGATGTTAGAAGTGGCCCGTGGTATGGCTGCCAACGCAGGCTGGCCGGATAGCGCTGTCCATTTCGAGTACTTTAAGAATACCAACGACATTGATAACAGCACGACCTTTGAAATCGCACTCGCACGGTCCGCGTTGACGTTGCAGGTCCCTGCGGGCAAGACAATTCTACAGGTCTTAAATGAAAATGGCATTACAGCCCCAAGTTCTTGTGAACAAGGTGCATGTGGCACTTGTTTGATGACCGTAATTGACGGCGAACCCGATCATAAAGATGTTTACTTGTCATCAATCGAACGCGCCTCAAACCAAAAAATTGTGACTTGCGTATCAAGGTCAAAATCACAGCGCCTTGTCTTGGATATTTAA
- a CDS encoding LysR family transcriptional regulator, whose protein sequence is MRPNHHQFEAFAYVVREGSFSAAATRLGVTQSTITQHIANLEKGIGTPLLLRGRDGVELTPTGQDFYDLADRMVALSAEVTERLEGFNAMKEGRLKIIGNAPQPALKIIARFQRRFPNIRVDFGLYDWTTAKSMISNRLADVGLITDAPKHENWENIHIESARYVIYCRCDHPFAKRTKISLSKLEQETVIIPEKGSLTRRLLDQACDRYTISLTRMATMTTFPLMCEAVLQGIGVALFLQNSSLIKDDLCEIDIEEMPEAWNTSLIAMKDRTRLKLVSEFINAAIE, encoded by the coding sequence ATGCGCCCCAATCACCATCAGTTCGAAGCCTTTGCCTATGTTGTCCGTGAAGGAAGCTTTTCTGCAGCTGCAACACGGCTGGGCGTCACCCAGTCCACGATCACGCAACATATCGCGAACCTTGAAAAAGGTATCGGGACGCCTCTTTTGCTGCGCGGTCGGGATGGGGTAGAACTGACCCCAACTGGACAGGACTTTTATGATTTGGCAGACCGCATGGTCGCCCTGAGCGCAGAGGTCACTGAGCGGCTCGAAGGTTTTAATGCCATGAAAGAGGGCCGCCTCAAGATCATTGGAAATGCGCCGCAACCCGCGCTAAAGATCATCGCACGGTTTCAGCGCCGGTTTCCCAATATTCGCGTCGATTTTGGGCTTTATGATTGGACGACGGCCAAATCGATGATCAGTAACCGCCTTGCAGATGTCGGCTTGATTACGGATGCGCCCAAACATGAGAATTGGGAAAATATCCACATCGAAAGCGCGCGTTATGTCATCTATTGCCGCTGCGATCACCCCTTCGCAAAACGCACCAAGATTTCACTGTCCAAGCTCGAACAAGAGACGGTCATTATTCCGGAGAAAGGGTCGCTCACGCGCCGCTTGCTGGACCAAGCCTGTGATCGCTACACCATATCGCTTACCCGCATGGCCACAATGACGACCTTCCCCTTGATGTGCGAAGCGGTGTTACAGGGAATTGGTGTCGCGTTGTTCTTGCAAAACAGCAGCCTCATCAAAGATGATCTTTGCGAAATTGACATCGAGGAAATGCCTGAAGCCTGGAACACATCCCTTATCGCCATGAAAGACCGTACGCGGTTGAAGCTCGTTTCAGAATTCATAAACGCTGCCATTGAATGA
- a CDS encoding ABC transporter permease produces MSSIDDMPTGQRRIKVERRLNPNASWTLAMYMIATLFGFGLTALLIWTSGADVLKAFMTLFDGAFGSQKAWIASLAKATPLILTGLATIVAFRAQVWSIGQEGQVYSGAMGAYLACLVFAGLPVGIYLSLIILSGMIAGAGLGIIAAILKTRFGVNEIISTVMMNYLIVFLLSYLIGGGPWTEVSSSVVYQQSARIPDAAHLPYLFGTTKLHIAFVFALIAAVFCYVMLEKTPLGYEIRAMGFNPVALAHRGTNIGRTMIIVMAISGAIAGLAGVSEIFGTSHRVRVDTLYGFGFTGIIIGMIGGLRPLGAVIAGIFFGGLETGALYMKLLAKVPAAIVPAMEGILLLTFLIAGVAARYKIVRVNTND; encoded by the coding sequence ATGAGTAGCATTGATGACATGCCCACCGGGCAAAGACGGATCAAAGTTGAGCGGCGTCTCAACCCCAATGCCAGTTGGACATTGGCAATGTATATGATCGCGACCCTTTTTGGTTTCGGCCTGACAGCTTTGCTAATCTGGACCAGCGGCGCTGACGTGCTCAAAGCATTCATGACGCTGTTTGACGGCGCGTTTGGCAGCCAAAAGGCATGGATTGCCAGCTTGGCAAAAGCCACGCCGTTGATCCTGACAGGCTTGGCGACGATAGTTGCGTTTCGCGCGCAAGTCTGGAGCATCGGACAAGAAGGTCAGGTCTATTCTGGGGCAATGGGAGCCTACCTGGCTTGCCTTGTTTTTGCAGGCCTTCCGGTTGGAATTTACCTCAGCCTGATCATCCTATCGGGCATGATAGCGGGTGCAGGTTTGGGTATCATCGCCGCTATTCTGAAAACGCGTTTTGGGGTGAACGAGATTATCTCGACCGTGATGATGAATTATCTCATTGTCTTCCTTCTCAGTTATCTGATCGGCGGCGGACCTTGGACCGAAGTGTCAAGTTCCGTCGTCTATCAACAGTCAGCCCGGATACCTGACGCGGCCCACTTGCCCTATCTGTTCGGCACCACCAAATTGCATATTGCCTTTGTTTTTGCATTGATTGCAGCGGTCTTTTGCTATGTTATGTTGGAGAAAACACCCTTGGGATACGAAATCCGCGCGATGGGGTTTAACCCTGTGGCGCTCGCACATCGCGGTACAAACATCGGTCGAACGATGATTATAGTGATGGCAATCAGTGGCGCAATTGCAGGTCTGGCGGGCGTATCCGAAATCTTCGGCACATCGCACCGCGTCCGCGTTGATACGCTTTACGGGTTCGGATTTACTGGCATTATCATCGGTATGATTGGTGGCCTGCGTCCTTTGGGGGCTGTAATCGCGGGTATCTTTTTTGGCGGTTTAGAGACCGGTGCGCTGTATATGAAGCTGCTGGCTAAGGTACCGGCCGCCATAGTTCCCGCCATGGAGGGGATCTTGCTTTTGACCTTTCTTATTGCAGGAGTCGCTGCACGCTACAAAATTGTACGGGTGAACACCAATGACTGA
- a CDS encoding glutathione S-transferase family protein has translation MRLYDYELSGNCYKIRLFLSILGKSFDTQTVDFYPGREHKSEAFLALNPLGQLPILEDAGQVLSGSDVILSHLAAQYDASHKWHPQNLRGDISKWMHVADEITKTASAARLHDTFFYDLNIDTARAGAKKVFRSLDEHLWFAEQRGHDWLLPAGHPTIADIACFPYVALSEEGGISRQDYPAIRRWCDRIKRIDGFLPMPGIFPTSKAV, from the coding sequence ATGAGATTGTATGACTACGAACTGTCAGGGAATTGTTATAAAATTCGTCTTTTTCTGAGTATCCTTGGCAAAAGTTTCGACACTCAAACGGTCGATTTTTATCCTGGGCGCGAGCATAAATCAGAAGCGTTCTTGGCACTTAATCCACTGGGTCAATTGCCGATCCTTGAAGACGCCGGACAGGTTCTGAGCGGATCAGACGTAATATTGTCTCATCTTGCCGCCCAGTACGACGCTTCACACAAATGGCATCCTCAGAACTTGCGCGGGGATATTTCTAAATGGATGCACGTTGCAGACGAGATAACAAAGACCGCATCGGCTGCGCGCCTGCATGATACGTTTTTCTATGATCTCAATATCGACACGGCGCGCGCGGGGGCCAAGAAAGTGTTTCGCAGTTTAGATGAGCACTTGTGGTTTGCTGAACAGCGCGGGCACGACTGGCTTCTCCCTGCTGGGCATCCGACTATCGCAGACATCGCCTGTTTCCCTTACGTCGCACTTTCAGAAGAAGGTGGAATATCAAGACAGGACTACCCAGCGATCCGGCGTTGGTGCGATCGGATAAAACGCATCGATGGTTTTTTACCGATGCCAGGCATCTTCCCAACGAGCAAAGCGGTATGA